One stretch of Nitrospirota bacterium DNA includes these proteins:
- a CDS encoding transporter has protein sequence MKRSFASKAIFSQEFRKYLTVLCIVFSAFCVLLMTQKDVSATEFGGGAYPNGAECFMAGAVPPPGTYFLNYLTYYSADKFKVEDGPDPDFDLSVVANTFRLIHVTKHQILGGFWGMHVFVPLVYMDVEMMGTSDDQFSLGDIIVNPFILSWHSKNFHAATGVDVYIPTGKFDKKDLANVGRNYWTFEPIIAFTYVSDGGFEVSSKFMYDFNTENSDTDYKSGQEFHFDYLVGYKFDSWGIGLSGYYYKQITDDEIDGDEVPGGFKGQVFAVGPSIKYDHKNVTLNLKYQKEMSVENKPEGDKVWFKLVYAF, from the coding sequence ATGAAACGATCATTCGCAAGCAAAGCAATCTTTTCTCAGGAATTCAGAAAATATCTGACAGTGCTGTGCATCGTGTTTTCAGCTTTCTGTGTCCTGCTCATGACGCAGAAAGACGTATCCGCCACTGAATTTGGCGGTGGCGCCTATCCAAACGGGGCCGAGTGTTTTATGGCCGGAGCTGTTCCTCCTCCCGGCACCTATTTCCTGAACTATCTCACGTATTATTCTGCCGACAAGTTCAAGGTCGAGGACGGCCCGGACCCGGATTTCGATCTGAGTGTTGTCGCCAATACCTTCCGCCTGATCCATGTCACCAAACATCAGATCCTCGGCGGTTTCTGGGGAATGCATGTGTTTGTTCCGCTCGTGTATATGGATGTTGAAATGATGGGAACAAGCGATGACCAGTTCAGCCTCGGAGACATTATTGTGAACCCGTTTATTCTCTCCTGGCATTCAAAGAACTTCCATGCCGCCACAGGAGTTGATGTCTATATCCCGACCGGGAAGTTCGACAAAAAGGACCTGGCAAATGTCGGAAGGAATTACTGGACGTTTGAACCAATCATTGCCTTTACCTATGTCAGTGACGGCGGGTTCGAGGTATCAAGCAAGTTCATGTATGACTTCAATACGGAAAACAGTGACACTGATTACAAATCCGGGCAGGAATTCCATTTTGACTATCTCGTCGGGTATAAGTTTGATTCATGGGGAATTGGTCTGAGCGGGTATTACTACAAACAGATCACCGATGATGAAATTGACGGAGACGAGGTCCCGGGCGGCTTCAAAGGGCAGGTGTTCGCTGTCGGTCCGTCGATCAAGTATGACCACAAGAATGTGACCCTGAACCTCAAGTATCAGAAAGAGATGAGTGTCGAGAACAAGCCGGAAGGCGACAAAGTCTGGTTTAAACTGGTGTATGCCTTTTAA
- a CDS encoding RtcB family protein, producing the protein MSFEKLRRIDGTRIEIPVDYRQGMRVKGIIYVDDVLEKELEVQSVDQVANVSMLPGIVGASMAMPDVHTGYGFAIGGVAAFDLKEGIVSPGGVGYDINCGVRLLRSSLNKEDVLPKMKDLISVLYNEIPSGVGSKGKVRLNAEDEKKILRKGARWAVEQGFGDAGDLEKTESNGCIDGADPSLISKKAYERGRAQQGTLGSGNHFLEIQYVDEIYDEEAAGSLGFFRDQVTVMIHTGSRGFGHQVCTDFLEVMERAAGKYRITLPDKELACAPFESPEAKDYLAAMRAAANYAWANRQCIMHWARETFSRVFSLSPRQLGMGLVYDVAHNIAKIEEHTVSGKPMKLIVHRKGATRAFPPGHPELPAIYKATGQPVLIPGDMGRASYVLLGTEKAMQETFGSTCHGAGRVMSRHQAIKKAKGRAIWREMEDKGIIVRAAGRETLAEEMSEAYKDISNVVDVVHNAGISRKVVRLRPLGVIKG; encoded by the coding sequence ATGTCTTTTGAGAAACTGAGGAGAATAGACGGTACAAGGATAGAGATTCCGGTTGACTACCGGCAGGGAATGCGGGTTAAGGGAATCATCTACGTCGATGATGTTCTTGAGAAGGAACTGGAAGTCCAGTCGGTAGACCAGGTTGCGAACGTCTCAATGCTGCCCGGGATTGTCGGGGCATCAATGGCGATGCCTGATGTCCATACCGGCTACGGGTTTGCGATCGGCGGGGTTGCAGCATTTGATCTGAAGGAAGGAATCGTCTCGCCGGGTGGCGTCGGATACGATATCAACTGCGGGGTTCGCCTGTTGCGAAGCAGCCTCAATAAGGAAGATGTCCTGCCGAAGATGAAAGACCTTATAAGTGTCCTGTACAATGAGATTCCGTCAGGTGTCGGCTCAAAAGGCAAGGTGCGGCTCAATGCGGAAGACGAAAAAAAGATACTGCGGAAAGGCGCTCGCTGGGCTGTTGAACAGGGGTTTGGAGATGCCGGAGACCTCGAAAAGACAGAATCAAACGGATGCATTGATGGAGCGGACCCCTCCCTGATCAGCAAAAAGGCATATGAGCGGGGCAGGGCACAGCAGGGGACCCTGGGATCAGGAAATCATTTCCTCGAAATACAGTACGTCGATGAGATCTATGATGAAGAAGCGGCTGGCAGCCTCGGTTTTTTCAGGGATCAGGTTACTGTAATGATTCACACGGGCTCGCGTGGTTTCGGTCATCAGGTCTGTACGGACTTTCTCGAGGTGATGGAGAGGGCTGCGGGCAAATACCGCATAACACTGCCTGACAAGGAACTTGCATGCGCTCCGTTTGAAAGTCCCGAGGCAAAGGATTATCTTGCGGCAATGCGAGCTGCGGCAAACTATGCCTGGGCAAACAGACAGTGTATCATGCACTGGGCAAGGGAGACGTTTTCCCGGGTATTCAGTCTTTCTCCGAGACAGCTCGGGATGGGACTCGTGTATGATGTTGCACACAATATCGCAAAAATAGAGGAACATACCGTAAGCGGAAAACCCATGAAACTGATTGTCCACAGAAAGGGTGCTACGAGAGCATTCCCTCCCGGCCACCCTGAATTACCCGCAATCTATAAGGCCACGGGCCAGCCGGTACTGATACCGGGTGATATGGGAAGAGCATCATATGTGCTCCTTGGCACCGAGAAGGCGATGCAGGAGACGTTCGGTTCGACCTGCCACGGGGCGGGCAGAGTTATGTCGAGGCACCAGGCGATAAAAAAGGCAAAAGGACGCGCGATCTGGAGGGAAATGGAAGACAAGGGGATAATTGTCAGGGCCGCCGGTCGTGAAACACTCGCAGAGGAGATGTCGGAGGCGTACAAGGACATCTCGAATGTCGTGGATGTTGTCCATAATGCAGGCATTTCCAGAAAAGTTGTAAGGCTCAGGCCTCTCGGTGTGATCAAGGGATAG